A DNA window from Pyrus communis chromosome 3, drPyrComm1.1, whole genome shotgun sequence contains the following coding sequences:
- the LOC137728733 gene encoding ferredoxin--NADP reductase, root isozyme, chloroplastic-like — MSHLALSQGSLTVTVPLGSDFSLRRSVFKARSVNFNDKSWAPIPLDFKTKKGRLRNQRILCMSVQQASAPKVNVAPLQLEDANEPPLNTYKPKEPYTATILSVERIVGPNAPGETCHIVIDHGGNVPYWEGQSYGVIPPGENPKKPGAPHNVRLYSIASTRYGDYFDGKTTSLCVRRAVYYDPETGKEDPSKNGVCSNFLCNSKPGDKIKITGPAGKIMLLPEDNPNATHIMIATGTGIAPYRGYLRRMFMESVPKFKFGGLAWLFLGVANTDSLLYDEEFTKYLKDYPDNFRYDIALSREQKNQRGGKMYVQDKIEEYSDEIFKLLDNGAHIYFCGLKGMMPGIQETLKRVAVERGESWEEKLSQLKKNKQWHVEVY, encoded by the exons ATGTCTCATTTGGCTCTCTCTCAG GGTTCACTGACTGTGACTGTTCCGCTTGGAAGTGATTTCTCCCTCCGAAGATCTGTGTTCAAG GCACGAAGTGTTAACTTTAATGATAAATCATGGGCTCCTATACCTTTGGACTTCAAAACGAAAAAGGGACGGCTGAGAAATCAGCGCATTCTATGCATGTCAGTGCAACAAGCAAGTGCGCCTAAAGTTAATGTAGCTCCTCTACAACTTGAGGATGCTAATGAGCCCCCATTAAATACATACAAGCCTAAGGAACCTTATACTGCAACCATTCTTTCTGTTGAGAGGATTGTCGGCCCAAATGCTCCTGGAGAGACTTGCCATATTGTGATTGATCATGGTGGTAATGTGCCTTACTGGGAAGGGCAAAGTTATGGTGTCATCCCTCCG GGGGAAAACCCAAAGAAACCTGGGGCTCCGCACAATGTTCGCCTTTACTCAATTGCATCGACAAGGTATGGAGACTATTTTGATGGCAAGACAACTAGTTTGTGTGTTCGTCGTGCTGTCTATTACGACCCTGAGACAGGAAAGGAGGATCCTTCCAAGAATGGTGTATGCAGCAACTTTTTATGCAACTCCAAGCCTGGTGATAAAATTAAGATCACAG GGCCTGCTGGCAAGATCATGCTTTTGCCTGAAGACAACCCAAATGCCACCCACATTATGATTGCCACTGGCACTGGTATTGCCCCGTACAGAGGTTACCTCCGTCGCATGTTCATGGAATCTGTTCCCAAATTCAAGTTTGGCGGCCTTGCATGGCTATTCCTTGGTGTGGCCAACACTGATAGTCTCCTATATGATGAAGAATTCACCAAGTATCTCAAGGACTACCCCGATAATTTCCGGTACGACATAGCACTTAGCAGAGAACAGAAGAACCAGAGAGGAGGGAAGATGTATGTTCAGGATAAAATCGAGGAGTACAGTGACGAGATCTTTAAGCTATTGGACAACGGGGCCCACATATACTTCTGCGGGCTCAAGGGAATGATGCCCGGGATTCAAGAAACCTTGAAGAGGGTTGCGGTTGAAAGAGGGGAGAGCTGGGAGGAGAAGCTTTCACAGCTGAAAAAGAACAAGCAATGGCATGTGGAAGTCTACTGA
- the LOC137729177 gene encoding nuclear transcription factor Y subunit A-7-like isoform X1: protein MISSVRDHSDNSDSDDQQSHSESQVHSSLPAIGMSHPGVPTPNMQYAVPPQVGTGHAVAQGGYPYPDPYYRSIFAPYETQPYPPQPYAAQPTVHLQLMGIQQAGVPLPSDAVEEPVFVNAKQYHGILRRRQSRAKAESENKALKNRKPYLHESRHQHALRRARGCGGRFLNAKKNGNQQDEMTSGDKSQSNINLNTDKNELASSDGTS from the exons ATGATTTCTTCTGTGCGCGATCATTctg ATAATAGTGATTCTGATGACCAGCAAAGTCATTCAGAGTCTCAAGTTCATTCATCCTTACCTGCAATTGGAATGTCACATCCTGGAGTTCCAACTCCAAATATGCAGTATGCAGTACCTCCACAGGTTGGAACAGGACATGCAGTG GCACAAGGAGGTTACCCCTATCCAGACCCTTACTACAGAAGCATCTTTGCTCCCTATGAAACACAGCCATATCCTCCACAGCCCTATGCAGCGCAACCAACG GTTCATCTTCAGTTAATGGGAATCCAGCAAGCAGGTGTTCCACTGCCATCAGATGCAGTTGAGGAACCTGTGTTTGTAAATGCAAAACAGTATCATGGTATCTTGCGACGTCGGCAGTCTCGTGCTAAAGCAGAATCTGAAAATAAAGCACTTAAGAATCGAAAG CCATACTTGCATGAATCTCGACACCAGCATGCATTGAGAAGAGCTAGAGGATGCGGGGGTCGCTTTCTTAATGCGAAGAAAAATGGGAACCAACAGGATGAAATGACATCGGGTGACAAATCCCAGTCAAATATCAATTTGAACACCGATAAAAATGAGCTTGCTTCCTCAGATGGAACATCCTAA
- the LOC137729177 gene encoding nuclear transcription factor Y subunit A-7-like isoform X2 yields the protein MISSVRDHSDNSDSDDQQSHSESQVHSSLPAIGMSHPGVPTPNMQYAVPPQAQGGYPYPDPYYRSIFAPYETQPYPPQPYAAQPTVHLQLMGIQQAGVPLPSDAVEEPVFVNAKQYHGILRRRQSRAKAESENKALKNRKPYLHESRHQHALRRARGCGGRFLNAKKNGNQQDEMTSGDKSQSNINLNTDKNELASSDGTS from the exons ATGATTTCTTCTGTGCGCGATCATTctg ATAATAGTGATTCTGATGACCAGCAAAGTCATTCAGAGTCTCAAGTTCATTCATCCTTACCTGCAATTGGAATGTCACATCCTGGAGTTCCAACTCCAAATATGCAGTATGCAGTACCTCCACAG GCACAAGGAGGTTACCCCTATCCAGACCCTTACTACAGAAGCATCTTTGCTCCCTATGAAACACAGCCATATCCTCCACAGCCCTATGCAGCGCAACCAACG GTTCATCTTCAGTTAATGGGAATCCAGCAAGCAGGTGTTCCACTGCCATCAGATGCAGTTGAGGAACCTGTGTTTGTAAATGCAAAACAGTATCATGGTATCTTGCGACGTCGGCAGTCTCGTGCTAAAGCAGAATCTGAAAATAAAGCACTTAAGAATCGAAAG CCATACTTGCATGAATCTCGACACCAGCATGCATTGAGAAGAGCTAGAGGATGCGGGGGTCGCTTTCTTAATGCGAAGAAAAATGGGAACCAACAGGATGAAATGACATCGGGTGACAAATCCCAGTCAAATATCAATTTGAACACCGATAAAAATGAGCTTGCTTCCTCAGATGGAACATCCTAA